The window ACGCTTCACCTTGTTCACGCCCTCGACGATGACCTTGCCCTTCTTCGGCTGAGCCTCAATGACCTTGCCCTTTTTGCCCTTATCCTTGCCGGAAAGAACGACGACCGTATCGCCCTTCTTGACGTTCAGTTTTGCCAGCGACAAAATAACACCTCCTCCTTAAAGAACTTCGGGCGCGAGCGAGACGATCTTCATGAAATCCTTCTCGCGCAGCTCGCGTGCGACAGGTCCAAAGATACGCGTTCCGCGCGGCGTGTGGTCGTCCTTGATGATGACCGCCGCGTTCTCATCGAAGCGGATGTAGGAACCGTCCGGGCGGCGCAGCCCCTTGACGCTGCGGACGACAACCGCCTTGACGACGTCGCCCTTCTTCACCGTGCCGCCCGGCGCTGCCGCCTTGACGGAGGCGACGATAACATCGCCGATGTTGGCATACTTGCGGTACGAGCCGCCCAGTACGCGAATGCAGAGGATTTCCTTCGCTCCTGTGTTATCGCCGACATTCAGGATTGTTTCCTGCTGTATCATTGATTTCGTTCCTCCTTACTTCGCGCGCTCGACGACTTCGACCACGCGCCAGCGCTTCGTCTTGGAGAGCGGACGCGTCTCCATGATGGAAACACGGTCGCCGACGTGCGCGTCGTTCTTCTCGTCATGCGCGTGGAACTTCACCGTCTTCTTAACCGGCTTCTTATACATCTTGTGCTGTTCGAGCTCCTCGACAGCAACGACAACGGTCTTGTCCATCTTGTCGGACACGACCTTGCCGATTCTCACTTTGCGTACGTTTCTATCGCTCATGTGTGTATGAGCCTCCTTCCTGCGTATCGGTAAAATGTCCGTTTAGGCGTTTGCCTGCTCGCGCTGAATGGTCTTGATGCGGGCAATCGTCTTCTTTACGTCCTTGATACGCATCGGGTTGTCGAGCTGTCCGGTAGCGTGCTGAAAACGGAGGCCAAAGAGCTCTTCCTTGAGCGACGCGAGTTTTTCCGTGAGCTCGTCGGCACTCATGCCGCGGATCTCATCAACCTTCATTCACTTCACCGCCCTCTACTTCTTCGCGTACGACGAACTTCGTCTTGATCGGGAGCTTGTGACCGGCAAGGCGCATTGCCTCTGCCGCGACCTCGCGCGCCACGCCGTCCATCTCAAAGAGGACGCGCCCCG of the Selenomonas dianae genome contains:
- the rplN gene encoding 50S ribosomal protein L14; amino-acid sequence: MIQQETILNVGDNTGAKEILCIRVLGGSYRKYANIGDVIVASVKAAAPGGTVKKGDVVKAVVVRSVKGLRRPDGSYIRFDENAAVIIKDDHTPRGTRIFGPVARELREKDFMKIVSLAPEVL
- the rpsQ gene encoding 30S ribosomal protein S17 translates to MSDRNVRKVRIGKVVSDKMDKTVVVAVEELEQHKMYKKPVKKTVKFHAHDEKNDAHVGDRVSIMETRPLSKTKRWRVVEVVERAK
- the rpmC gene encoding 50S ribosomal protein L29; translated protein: MKVDEIRGMSADELTEKLASLKEELFGLRFQHATGQLDNPMRIKDVKKTIARIKTIQREQANA